The Metasolibacillus fluoroglycofenilyticus genome segment TTCAGGAAACATTTATCCGCTATTATCATACAAAGCATGTACGAAATGAAAAAGCATTACTTATCCGAATCGCTCGGAATTTAGTATATGACTATTTTAGGCGAAAGCAGCTATTAAAATGGTTGCCTTTAACTAAAACAGATTATGAAGATGAGGCACTTTTACCCGAGGAGTTATTATTACGTTCGCAGGAAGTACAGGAACTGTATAGAGCATTAGCAAAAATTAAAGTAAATTATCGAGAAGT includes the following:
- a CDS encoding RNA polymerase sigma factor, which gives rise to MQDIYEQHYEAIYQYILFLTTNPAIVDDFVQETFIRYYHTKHVRNEKALLIRIARNLVYDYFRRKQLLKWLPLTKTDYEDEALLPEELLLRSQEVQELYRALAKIKVNYREVIILRYIEELSVKEVAHYLELSEVQVKNYTAQGLKSLRGNMGREADV